TTCCTCCACGAACGATGTTGTGAATGTTCTTTAAGTAACATTTGTGTGTTTCTGAGAACATCACATTGCTGCATTACTATACTTCTGGTGCCCTGGAAATAAAAGTCCGTTTTTTCACGTTTTCTTGATTGTAAACAGTTAAATTTCAGTGGATTGAAATGGTTTTGATGATTCTGTGTGCAATAAAGAGGTAACGTTGCGTTTAATTAATAAACAATAAAAGGATCCTCCAACCGCGATCGTAGTCACAAATGATACTTAAATAACATGATAATGTTACTTTAATATCATTCTTGAGCGATTGTTTCTGAGAGGAAGTAAAATGGATATTGCGGTTATCGGTTCCAACATGGTGGATCTCATCACTTACACCAACCAGATGCCCAAAGAAGGGGAGACGCTGGAAGCACCGGCATTCAAAATTGGCTGCGGCGGGAAAGGGGCGAATCAGGCTGTTGCGGCCGCTAAGCTCAATTCAAAAGTGCTGATGCTGACTAAAGTTGGGGACGATATTTTTGCGGATAACACCATCCGTAATCTGGAATCCTGGGGCATCAATACCACTTATGTGGAAAAAGTACCGTGTACCAGCAGCGGTGTGGCGCCTATCTTTGTGAATGCCAACTCCAGTAACAGTATTTTGATTATTAAAGGCGCGAACAAGTTTCTCTCACCGGAAGATATCGACCGCGCCGCAGAAGACCTGAAAAAATGCAAACTGATCGTCCTGCAACTTGAGGTTCAGCTTGAGACGGTTTACCACGCGATAGAGTTTGGTAAGAAGCACGGTATTGAAGTGTTATTAAATCCAGCTCCGGCATTACGCGAATTAGACATGTCTTATGCCTGTAAATGTGATTTCTTTGTGCCTAATGAAACCGAACTGGAAATATTAACTGGCATGCCGGTCGATACTTACGATCATATTTGTGCTGCTGCCCGCAGCCTGATTGATAAAGGACTGAACAACATCATTATTACCATGGGTGAAAAAGGGGCGTTATGGATGACGCGTGACCAGGAAGTCCATGTTCCGGCGTTCAAAGTGAATGCTATCGATACCAGCGGTGCAGGCGACGCCTTTATTGGTTGTTTTGCACATTATTATGTCCAGGGCGGTGATGTTGAAGCCGCGATGAAGAAAGCCGTCCTCTTTGCCGCCTTTAGCGTTACCGGAAAAGGCACTCAGTCATCTTATCCGAGCATTGAACAATTTAATGAGTTCCTGACGTTAAACAAATAACTCTTCTGCACTGTAAAAGGTAGCACTATGAACGATAAAAACATCATTCAGATGCCCGATGGGTATCTGAATAAGACCCCTCTGTTCCAGTTTATTTTGTTATCCTGTTTATTCCCATTGTGGGGATGCGCAGCCGCATTAAATGATATTCTGATTACACAATTTAAAAGTGTATTTTCACTCAGTAATTTTGCTTCGGCATTAGTACAAAGCGCGTTTTATGGTGGTTATTTTTTAATTGCGATACCGGCATCCCTGGTCATTAAAAAGACCAGTTATAAAGTGGCGATATTAATCGGTCTGACACTGTATATCGTTGGCTGTACGCTCTTTTTCCCGGCATCACACATGGCAACCTACACCATGTTCCTGGCGGCGATTTTTGCGATTGCGATTGGTCTTAGCTTCCTCGAAACCGCTGCGAACACCTACAGTTCGATGATCGGTCCGAAAGCGTACGCCACGCTGCGTCTGAATATCAGCCAGACCTTCTATCCGATTGGCGCGGCCTCCGGCATTTTACTGGGCAAATACCTGATCTTTTCCGAAGGTGATAGCCTGAAAAAACAGATGGCGGGGATGAACGCCGAACAGATCCATAATTTTAAACTGTTGATGCTGGAAAACACCCTTGAGCCGTACAAGTACATGATTATGGTTCTGGTGGTGGTGATGGTGTTATTCCTGCTGACCCGCTTTCCGACCTGTAAAGTGGCGCAAACCGCCAGCCATAAACGCCCGTCAGCGGTAGATACGCTACGCTATTTGGCCAAAAATTCCCGCTTCCGTCGCGGGATCGTGGCGCAGTTCCTGTATGTCGGCATGCAGGTGGCGGTCTGGTCGTTCACCATCCGTCTGGCGCTGGACCTGGGGGATATCAATGAACGCGATGCCTCCAACTTTATGGTCTATAGCTTCGCATGCTTCTTTATCGGCAAATTTATCGCCAACATACTGATGACGCGCTTTAACCCGGAAAAAGTGTTGATTCTGTATTCCATCATCGGCGCGTTGTTCCTCGCCTACGTGGCGCTGGCACCCAGCTTTAGCGCGGTGTACGTTGCGGTGCTGGTGAGCGTGCTGTTTGGTCCCTGCTGGGCGACCATTTACGCCGGAACGCTGGATACGGTGGATAACGAACACACCGAAATGGCTGGCGCAGTGATTGTGATGGCGATTGTGGGGGCGGCGGTCGTTCCGGCGATTCAGGGTTATGTGGCGGATATGTTCCACTCGCTGCAACTCTCGTTCCTCGTCTCAATGCTGTGTTTCGTTTATGTCGGTATCTATTTTTGGCGTGAATGCAAAGTGCGCAGCAACCTGGTTGAAGCGACCGCCTCCTGAGGAGAAAAACGATGACAACACGTATGACTTTGTGGCGGGAACTCTTTGGCGAACACCCACGCGTCCTGCTGGAAAATGGTGATTTCACGGTAACGGCGTTTCGCTACCCTAGCGGGGTGGAAGGGCTGCGGGTACAAAATAGCCGTGGCCATCTGGTTATTCTTCCCTGGATGGGGCAGATGATTTGGGATGCACAATTTGACGGTCATGACCTGACCATGCGTAACATGTTCAGCCAGCCGAAACCCGCCACAGAAGTGGTGGCCACCTACGGTTGCTTTGCTTTCCACTCCGGGCTGCTGGCGAATGGCTGTCCGTCGGCGGAAGATACCCACCCGCTGCATGGCGAGATGTCCTGTGCTGCCATGGATGACGTGTGGCTGGAACTGGACGGTGACAGCCTGTGTGTGACGGGACGCTACGAATATGTGATGGGATTCGGTCACCATTATCAGGCTCAGCCTGCGGTGAAAATGCGTAAGGCCAGCGCGCTGTTTGATATTCAGATGACGGTTACCAACCTGGCCTCGGTGGCAATGCCGCTGCAGTACATGTGCCACATGAACTATGCCTATGTGCCAGAAGCCACTTTCAGCCAAAACATCCCGGATGAGGCGCTGAAGCTGCGTGAGTCGATTCCCGCGCATGTGAAGCCTACTGAGCCGTGGCTGGCATTCAATCAGCGTATTCTACAGGGGGAAGCCTCGCTGGCGACGCTCAATGAACCCGCCTTTTACGATCCGGAAATTGTCTTCTTCGCAGACAAGCTTGATACGTATACGGATCACCCAGAATTCAGCATGATTGCACCAGATGGCACCACATTCGTCACCCGTTTTGCCAGTTCGGAGCTTAATTACGTTACCCGCTGGATCCTCTATAACGGCGATCAGCAGGTCGCGGCGTTTGCTCTGCCTGCCACGTGTCGACCAGAGGGCTTCCTGGCGGCGCAGCAAAATGGCACGTTACTTTACCTCCCGCCACAACAAACCCGTAGCTTTACGGTGACGACCGGCATCGCCTGAAACATTGGGTATCGCTCAAGGCTTGAACAGCAACGCGCGGGTACACAAAATCATTCAAGCTGCATCAAGGCGGCAAGTCTGAGACAAATTCGTAGGAACGAATTTGAACAGCCGGAGGCTGCCTTCGGTGTGGGACATGGATGTCCCACATTAATCCCCAGGAGCTTACTCAAGTAAGTGACTGGGGTGAGCAGATGTAGCCAACGCAGAGGCAGCTTGAAGGATGAAGTGTATGTCGTTAAGGTAAGCGCGTTTTTTTATACTTGCCAGGACAGAACCATGATCACCGTTGCCCTTATTGACGATCACCTGATCGTTCGCTCCGGCTTTGCACAGTTGCTGGGGCTGGAGCCTGATTTGCAGGTTGTCGCCGAGTTCGGATCGGGACGAGAGGCGCTGGCGGGACTGCCGGGGCGCGGCGTGCAGGTCTGTATTTGCGACATTTCCATGCCGGATATCTCCGGGCTGGAGTTGTTAAGCCAACTGCCAAAAGGGATGGCGACCATCATGCTCTCTGTTCACGACAGCCCGGCGCTGGTGGAGCAGGCGTTGAACGCAGGTGCCCGTGGTTTCCTCTCCAAACGCTGTAGCCCTGATGAACTGATTTCTGCGGTCCATACGGTGGCGACAGGCGGTTGTTATTTGACGCCGGATATCGCGGTAAAGCTGGCGGCAGGGCGTCAGGATCCGCTGACCAAACGCGAACGTCAGGTGGCGGAAAAACTGGCGCAGGGTATGGCGGTCAAAGAGATTGCCGCTGAACTGGGGCTGTCGCCGAAAACAGTACACGTGCATCGCGCCAATCTGATGGAAAAACTGGGCGTCAGCAATGACGTTGAACTGGCTCGCCGTATGTTTGATGGCTGGTGATGAGCACCTTTTTCTCCCGGTTAATTACCGTTATCGCCTGTTTTTTTATCTTCTCCGCCGCGTGGTTTTGCCTGTGGAGCATCAGCCTGCATCTGGTTGAGCGCCCGGAAATGGCGGTGCTGTTGTTTCCATTTGGTCTGCGTCTGGGGTTAATGCTGCAATGTCCGCGCGGCTACTGGCCGGTATTGCTGGGCGCAGAATGGCTACTTGCCTACTGGCTGGCGCAGGAAGTGGCGCTTGCTCATCTTCCCCTTTTGATGATCGGAAGCGTGCTGACGCTGCTTCCGGTGGCGTTAATCTCCCGCTATCGCCATCAACGCGACTGGCGCACGTTGCTTTTGCAAAGCGCGGCACTTACGGCTGCGGCATTGTTACAGTCTTTACCGTGGATGGGGCAAGGCGAAGCGGCCTTTACCGCGCTGTTGTTGACGCTCACCGGCGGACTGACGTTGGCCCCCATTTGCCTGGTGTTCTGGCATTACCTCACCAGCACCACCTGGCTGCCGCTCGGTCCGGCACTGGTTTCGCAGCCGGTAAACTGGCGCGGTCGCCATCTGGTCTGGTATCTGCTGTTGTTCACCGTCAGTCTGTGGCTGCAGCTTGGGCTGCCGGACGAACTTTCCCGTTTTACGCCGTTTTGTCTGGCGCTGCCGATTATCGCGCTGGCCTGGCACTATGGCTGGCAGGGGGCGCTGATCGCGACCCTGATGAACGCCATCGCGCTGATTGCCAGCCAGACCTGGCACGATCACCCGGTGGATTTATTGCTCTCATTGCTGGCGCAGAGCCTGACCGGGCTGCTACTTGGTACCGGGATCCAACGCCTGCGCGAGCTTAACCAGTCGCTGCAAAACGAGCTGGCGCGTAATCACCGCCTGGCGGAACGCCTGCTGGAAACCGAAGAGAGCGTACGCCGAGACGTGGCGCGTGAGCTGCACGACGATATCGGTCAGACCATCACCGCGATCCGCACCCAGGCCGGTATCGTGCAACGACTGGCTCCGGAAAATGCGGGCGTGAAGCAGAGCGGAGCGCATATCGAACAGTTATCGTTGGGCGTGTATGACGCGGTGCGCCGCCTGTTAGGGCGCTTGCGCCCCCGCCAACTGGACGATCTGACGCTGGAGCAGGCCATTCGTTCGCTGATGCGTGAAATGGAGCTGGAAAGCCGCGGTATCGTCAGTCATCTCGACTGGAAAATAGACGAATCAATGCTCAGTGAAGGTCTGCGGGTGACCCTGTTTCGGGTGTGTCAGGAGGGGCTAAACAACATTGTGAAGCATGCCAGTGCCAGTGCGGTGACGCTCCAGGGCTGGCAGCAGGACGACCGCCTGATGCTGGTGATTGAGGACGACGGTTGTGGGCTGCCGCCAGGCTCTGGTCAGCTGGGTTTTGGTCTGACCGGAATGCGTGAGCGTGTGACGGCGTTGGGGGGAATGCTGGCGATTTCCTGCACCCACGGCACGCGCGTGAGCGTCTCATTGCCCGTGCGCTATGTGTAAGGAGAGGGAATGCTGACGTTTCTGAAAGCCCCGGTGAATGCGCCGTTACTTAACGATAAATGCGAAATCGACGCCCGTTACCGCTACTGGCGGCGACATATTCTGACCACCATCTGGCTCGGTTACGCGTTGTTCTACTTCACCCGTAAAAGTTTTAACGCCGCGGTGCCGGAAATCCTCGCCAGCGGCGTATTGACCCGCAGCGACATTGGTCTGCTGGCCACGCTGTTTTACATCACTTACGGGCTGTCGAAATTTGTCTCCGGTATCGTCAGCGACCGCTCCAACGCCCGCTATTTTATGGGGATGGGGCTTATCGCCACCGGGGTGGTGAACATTTTGTTCGGTTTCTCCACCTCGCTGTGGGCGTTTGCCCTGCTGTGGGCGCTGAATGCCTTCTTCCAGGGCTGGGGCTCGCCGGTGTGCGCCCGTTTGCTGACGGCGTGGTACTCGCGCACTGAACGCGGTGGCTGGTGGGCGCTGTGGAACACGGCGCACAACGTCGGCGGCGCGCTCATTCCTATCGTGATGGCCGCTGCCGCCCTGCATTATGGCTGGCGCGCCGGGATGATGATTGCCGGGTTACTGGCGATTGCGGTGGGCATTTTTCTCTGCTGGCGACTGCGCGACAGACCGCAGGCCATCGGTTTACCGCCCGTAGGTGACTGGCGGCACGACGCGCTGGAAATCGCCCAGCAGCAGGAGGGGGCGGGGCTGACCCGTAAAGAGATCCTCACCAAATATGTCTTGCTGAACCCTTACATCTGGCTCCTTTCGCTCTGTTATGTGCTGGTGTACGTCGTGCGCGCTGCGATCAACGACTGGGGCAACCTGTACATGTCGGAGACGCTGGGGGTTGACCTGGTGACCGCCAACACGGCCGTGACCATGTTCGAGCTGGGTGGGTTTATTGGCGCGCTGGTGGCGGGCTGGGGCTCGGATAAACTGTTCAATGGCAACCGTGGGCCCATGAACCTGATCTTCGCTGCGGGCATTTTGCTTTCCGTTGGCTCACTGTGGCTAATGCCGTTTGCCAGTTACGTGATGCAGGCCGCCTGCTTCTTCACCACCGGCTTCTTCGTCTTTGGGCCGCAGATGCTGATCGGTATGGCGGCGGCCGAGTGTTCGCACAAAGAGGCGGCGGGGGCGGCCACCGGATTTGTCGGATTGTTTGCCTATCTTGGCGCATCGCTCTCCGGCTGGCCGCTGGCGCAGGTGATGGAAACCTGGCACTGGACCGGGTTTTTTGTGGTGATCGCCATTGCCGCCGGGATATCCGCGCTTCTGTTGTTGCCTTTTCTGAATGCTCAGGCGCCGCACGAGGTCAATGAAGCGTGACGCACCTCACCTTTTTATGCCGAGTCGGGCAAAACTAGGAAATTTTCCCGGTTCCGCCTGGACGCTGTCTCAGGCCGGGTTGGCTGCTGATTTTTACAATGACTGCCATAAAGCAGGTATAAAAATCAGGAGATATCCATCCCATGCTGGCCTTCCTAAACCAGGTGCGTAAACCGACCCTCGATCTACCGCTCGATGTGCGGCGCAAAATGTGGTTCAAACCGTTCATGCAGTCCTACCTGGTGGTCTTCATTGGCTACCTGACCATGTATCTGATCCGCAAAAACTTCAACATTGCGCAGAACGACATGATCTCCACCTACGGGTTGAGCATGACGCAACTGGGGATGATTGGGCTGGGTTTTTCGATCACCTACGGGGTGGGTAAAACGCTGGTCTCCTATTACGCCGACGGCAAAAACACCAAGCAATTCCTGCCGTTTATGCTGATCCTCTCCGCTATCTGCATGCTCGGCTTCAGCGCCAGCATGGGTACCGGCTCTACCAGCCTGTTCCTGATGATCGCGTTTTATGCCCTGAGCGGTTTCTTCCAGAGTACCGGCGGTTCGTGCAGCTATTCCACCATCACCAAATGGACGCCGCGCCGTAAGCGTGGCTCTTATCTTGGCATGTGGAACATTTCCCACAACCTTGGCGGCGCGGGCGCGGCGGGCGTGGCGCTGTTCGGTGCGAACGTCCTGTTCGACGGTCATGTGATCGGCATGTTTATCTTCCCGTCGATTATTGCGCTGATTGTGGGCTTTATCGGCCTGCGCTATGGCAGCGACTCCCCGGAATCTTACGGCCTCGGTAAAGCGGAAGAGCTGTTCGGTGAAGAGATCAGCGAAGAGGACAAAGAGACTGAAGAAAATGAGATGACCAAATGGCAGATCTTTGTTGAATATGTGCTGAAAAACAAAGTGATCTGGCTGCTGTGCTTCTCCAACATCTTCCTGTACGTGGTGCGCATCGGTATCGATCAGTGGTCCACCGTGTATGCCTTCCAGGAGCTGAAACTCTCCAAAGAGGTGGCGATTCAGGGCTTTACCCTGTTTGAAGTGGGCGCGCTGGTGGGTACGCTGCTGTGGGGTTGGCTGTCTGATCTGGCGAACGGGCGTCGTGCGCTGGTGGCCTGCGTTGCGCTGGCGCTGATCATTGGCACGCTGGGCGTCTACCAGCATGCCAGCAACCAATACGTTTATCTGGCTTCCCTGTTTGCCCTTGGTTTCCTGGTGTTTGGTCCACAGTTGTTAATCGGCGTCGCGGCGGTCGGTTTTGTACCGAAAAAAGCGATCGGCGCCGCCGATGGTATTAAAGGCACCTTTGCGTATCTGATTGGCGACAGCTTCGCCAAACTGGGACTGGGGATGATTGCTGATGGCACGCCGGTCTTCGGCCTGACTGGCTGGGCGGGCACCTTCGCTGCGCTGGATACGGCCGCCATCGGCTGTATCTGCCTGATGGCCATCGTGGCCGTATTTGAAGAACGTAAAATCCGCCGTGAGAAGAAAATCCGAGAATTGAAAGTAGCTTAAGTGTGTATTTGGTAACGCTTTGCCCGGCTTAATGCCGGGCTTTTTTATGCCTGAAGTGAGTCAGTCTCCAGGGATGTAAATGCAAATTTTTCGCCGTCAAAAAGCCCCTGGCTGGTGAGTTTTAATGCGGGGATGACCGGCAAAGAGAGAAACGCCATCTGGATAAACGGTTCGTCGGGCAGTGAACCGCACTCGCGACCCGCCGCCTTGAGCGCATCAATCTGCTCCGCCAGCGATTCCGCGGTGTCGGTGCTCATCAGACCGGCAATCGGTAGCGCTAAATGGCTCTGTACGTGCCCGCGACGAACTACACATAACCCGCCGCCATCGGCGATCGCCTGATTCACCGCGAGGGCCATCTCTTCGGCGCTGCGACCAATCACCACAATATTATGGCTGTCATGGCTGACGGTTGCCGCCAGAGCCCCTTCACGCAGACCAAATCCGCCCAGTAAACCGCAGGCAGCGGGGAGCTGGCGACCATAGCGCTCAAGGACGGCGATATAGCAGATATCATCGCGATCGAAGCCATCCGGGGTACACAGACTGGTGCTGGCCTGAGTAATTAATTCGTTAGGGATAACATCAATGACCCGATAGCGTTTTCCGGGCGTGAAATGCAACGGGAAGTCAGCGGCGGATACCGGTTGCCGCGCAATGGTGTTGCCATACGGTGGCGTGGTTCGCGCCAGTCTTGCGGGTTCTTCTGCTTTCAGGGCATCGGCGTTGATGGGCTCTCCTTTGACAAACACCTGCTGTACCGTCACGTGACGGGCATCGCTGAGCAGAACGATATCCGCCTGTTTACCGGGAGCCAGTAGGCCAAGATGGTGCAGGCCAAAATGCCGCGCGGCTGACCAACTGGCAACGCGGTAAGCAACGTGAAGCGGTACGTTATGTTGTAAAATCAGTTGCCGAATAAGTGCGTCAATATGTCCTTCGTGAGCAATTTCCCACGGGTTGCGATCGTCAGTACAAAGCATGCACTGCGGGCTGTTCATCTCATTGATCAGCGGCGCCAGCGCGTTGAGGTTGCGGGCGGCGGAACCTTCACGAATCAGCAACGCCATCCCCAGCTGCAGTTTGCGGCGGCCCTCCTCCAGACGATAGCTCTCGTGGCAATTCTCGATTCCTGCGGCAATGTAGGCGTTAAGCGCTTTACCGCTAAGTCCCGGGCAGTGACCATCCAGCGTCAGGTGGCGAAAGGCATCCAGTTTATCGAGAAGCGCATTCTGTCCGGCAATGACGCCAGGATAGTCCATCACTTCCGCCAGCCCGGTCACCAGAGGGTGATCGCGCCAGGCGAGCATTTGCTCGAGGGTGAAAGAGGCGCCGTTCACATCACATCCCGCCAGTGCCGGAACGCAGGAACTGACCTGAAGGTACTGATTTTGCTTTGCCTGTTCCGCGCAGCGGACAAACCAGGAAAATCCGGTTTCACCCATTACATTGACGATTTCGTGCGGATCGCAGATGACCGTGGTGAGTCCGCGCGGCAGCGTCGCCGATTCAAAGGTCACGGGCGTCATCATGCTGGATTCAATATGCAGGTGTGAATCGATAAAACCAGGCACCGCCGTTGCGCCGTGGGCATCCACACGATGCAATGCCGGGGCATCGATATATTCCGGGCCGATGCCCGCGATATGCTGTCCTTTAATAACAATCGGCCCTGCCATTTCTCCGCCGTTGATGAGGTCGAGAAGCAGGACATTATCAATAATATAATCGGCGACGGCTTCGCCACGAGAAACCGCCAACAATTCCTGCTGTTCCTGGCGGCTAATGTAATGAAACTTATAGCTAATAAAAGTATTCATATTTTTCTCATTTTGATTTTATCAATTTGATTGTTATTTATCATTAAGAAACACCAAATGATTATTTAAAGTTTATCGGCTTACGCACAATTGCAATGTGATAATTATCACTGAATTAAGTATGGAAGATGTTTAAAAAAGAGACAGGTTAATATTCTCGTTAATGGATGAAAAAAATGAATAATGGGATCAGTGATGACATAAGAGAGGATTCAGGTGGCCTTTCGCGATTCTTTAAAATTCACCAGCACGGTACAACCGTACGTACTGAAATGATCGCCGGTATGACGACATTTTTAACGATGGTGTACATTGTTTTCGTTAACCCTCAAATATTGGGGGCCGCACAGATGGACCCCAAAGTGGTGTTTGTGACGACCTGTCTGATTGCCGGTATCGGCAGTATTGCGATGGGGGTGATTGCCAATCTGCCCGTCGCGCTGGCGCCCGCAATGGGGCTGAATGCGTTTTTCGCGTTTGTGGTCGTTGGGGCGATGGGCGTGAGTTGGCAAACCGGTATGGGCGCAATATTTTGGGGGGCCGTGGGACTGTTTTTGCTCACGCTCTTTCGCATTCGTTACTGGATGATTTCTAACATTCCTGTCAGTTTACGTATTGGTATCACCAGCGGTATTGGATTATTTATCGCGATGATGGGGTTAAAAAACGCAGGCGTCATTGTTGCGAATAAAGACACGCTGGTGGCGATCGGTAACTTAAGCTCACATACAGTATTACTGGGTATTTTAGGGTTTTTTATTATTACCATCCTGTCATCCCGACATTTTCATGCCGCCGTGCTGGTTTCAATCGTGGTGACATCCTGTTGTGGATTATTTTTCGGTGATGTCCACTTTAACGGCGTATATTCTGTTCCGCCCAATATCAGCGATGTGATGGGCGAGGTAGATTTGAGCGGTGCATTATCGCTTAATTTGGCCGGTATCATTTTTTCCTTCATGCTAATCAATTTATTTGATTCATCAGGGACGTTAATTGGTGTAACGGATAAAGCAGGCTTAATTGATCAAGACGGTAAATTTCCTAACATGAATAAGGCGCTGTACGTCGACAGCCTGAGTTCGGTCGCTGGGGCGTTTATCGGCACCTCTTCC
This Citrobacter enshiensis DNA region includes the following protein-coding sequences:
- the fucP gene encoding L-fucose:H+ symporter permease, encoding MNDKNIIQMPDGYLNKTPLFQFILLSCLFPLWGCAAALNDILITQFKSVFSLSNFASALVQSAFYGGYFLIAIPASLVIKKTSYKVAILIGLTLYIVGCTLFFPASHMATYTMFLAAIFAIAIGLSFLETAANTYSSMIGPKAYATLRLNISQTFYPIGAASGILLGKYLIFSEGDSLKKQMAGMNAEQIHNFKLLMLENTLEPYKYMIMVLVVVMVLFLLTRFPTCKVAQTASHKRPSAVDTLRYLAKNSRFRRGIVAQFLYVGMQVAVWSFTIRLALDLGDINERDASNFMVYSFACFFIGKFIANILMTRFNPEKVLILYSIIGALFLAYVALAPSFSAVYVAVLVSVLFGPCWATIYAGTLDTVDNEHTEMAGAVIVMAIVGAAVVPAIQGYVADMFHSLQLSFLVSMLCFVYVGIYFWRECKVRSNLVEATAS
- a CDS encoding aldose 1-epimerase family protein; protein product: MTTRMTLWRELFGEHPRVLLENGDFTVTAFRYPSGVEGLRVQNSRGHLVILPWMGQMIWDAQFDGHDLTMRNMFSQPKPATEVVATYGCFAFHSGLLANGCPSAEDTHPLHGEMSCAAMDDVWLELDGDSLCVTGRYEYVMGFGHHYQAQPAVKMRKASALFDIQMTVTNLASVAMPLQYMCHMNYAYVPEATFSQNIPDEALKLRESIPAHVKPTEPWLAFNQRILQGEASLATLNEPAFYDPEIVFFADKLDTYTDHPEFSMIAPDGTTFVTRFASSELNYVTRWILYNGDQQVAAFALPATCRPEGFLAAQQNGTLLYLPPQQTRSFTVTTGIA
- the uhpA gene encoding transcriptional regulator UhpA; this encodes MITVALIDDHLIVRSGFAQLLGLEPDLQVVAEFGSGREALAGLPGRGVQVCICDISMPDISGLELLSQLPKGMATIMLSVHDSPALVEQALNAGARGFLSKRCSPDELISAVHTVATGGCYLTPDIAVKLAAGRQDPLTKRERQVAEKLAQGMAVKEIAAELGLSPKTVHVHRANLMEKLGVSNDVELARRMFDGW
- the uhpB gene encoding signal transduction histidine-protein kinase/phosphatase UhpB; this encodes MSTFFSRLITVIACFFIFSAAWFCLWSISLHLVERPEMAVLLFPFGLRLGLMLQCPRGYWPVLLGAEWLLAYWLAQEVALAHLPLLMIGSVLTLLPVALISRYRHQRDWRTLLLQSAALTAAALLQSLPWMGQGEAAFTALLLTLTGGLTLAPICLVFWHYLTSTTWLPLGPALVSQPVNWRGRHLVWYLLLFTVSLWLQLGLPDELSRFTPFCLALPIIALAWHYGWQGALIATLMNAIALIASQTWHDHPVDLLLSLLAQSLTGLLLGTGIQRLRELNQSLQNELARNHRLAERLLETEESVRRDVARELHDDIGQTITAIRTQAGIVQRLAPENAGVKQSGAHIEQLSLGVYDAVRRLLGRLRPRQLDDLTLEQAIRSLMREMELESRGIVSHLDWKIDESMLSEGLRVTLFRVCQEGLNNIVKHASASAVTLQGWQQDDRLMLVIEDDGCGLPPGSGQLGFGLTGMRERVTALGGMLAISCTHGTRVSVSLPVRYV
- the adeD gene encoding adenine deaminase — encoded protein: MNTFISYKFHYISRQEQQELLAVSRGEAVADYIIDNVLLLDLINGGEMAGPIVIKGQHIAGIGPEYIDAPALHRVDAHGATAVPGFIDSHLHIESSMMTPVTFESATLPRGLTTVICDPHEIVNVMGETGFSWFVRCAEQAKQNQYLQVSSCVPALAGCDVNGASFTLEQMLAWRDHPLVTGLAEVMDYPGVIAGQNALLDKLDAFRHLTLDGHCPGLSGKALNAYIAAGIENCHESYRLEEGRRKLQLGMALLIREGSAARNLNALAPLINEMNSPQCMLCTDDRNPWEIAHEGHIDALIRQLILQHNVPLHVAYRVASWSAARHFGLHHLGLLAPGKQADIVLLSDARHVTVQQVFVKGEPINADALKAEEPARLARTTPPYGNTIARQPVSAADFPLHFTPGKRYRVIDVIPNELITQASTSLCTPDGFDRDDICYIAVLERYGRQLPAACGLLGGFGLREGALAATVSHDSHNIVVIGRSAEEMALAVNQAIADGGGLCVVRRGHVQSHLALPIAGLMSTDTAESLAEQIDALKAAGRECGSLPDEPFIQMAFLSLPVIPALKLTSQGLFDGEKFAFTSLETDSLQA
- a CDS encoding MFS transporter produces the protein MLTFLKAPVNAPLLNDKCEIDARYRYWRRHILTTIWLGYALFYFTRKSFNAAVPEILASGVLTRSDIGLLATLFYITYGLSKFVSGIVSDRSNARYFMGMGLIATGVVNILFGFSTSLWAFALLWALNAFFQGWGSPVCARLLTAWYSRTERGGWWALWNTAHNVGGALIPIVMAAAALHYGWRAGMMIAGLLAIAVGIFLCWRLRDRPQAIGLPPVGDWRHDALEIAQQQEGAGLTRKEILTKYVLLNPYIWLLSLCYVLVYVVRAAINDWGNLYMSETLGVDLVTANTAVTMFELGGFIGALVAGWGSDKLFNGNRGPMNLIFAAGILLSVGSLWLMPFASYVMQAACFFTTGFFVFGPQMLIGMAAAECSHKEAAGAATGFVGLFAYLGASLSGWPLAQVMETWHWTGFFVVIAIAAGISALLLLPFLNAQAPHEVNEA
- the uhpT gene encoding hexose-6-phosphate:phosphate antiporter, which gives rise to MLAFLNQVRKPTLDLPLDVRRKMWFKPFMQSYLVVFIGYLTMYLIRKNFNIAQNDMISTYGLSMTQLGMIGLGFSITYGVGKTLVSYYADGKNTKQFLPFMLILSAICMLGFSASMGTGSTSLFLMIAFYALSGFFQSTGGSCSYSTITKWTPRRKRGSYLGMWNISHNLGGAGAAGVALFGANVLFDGHVIGMFIFPSIIALIVGFIGLRYGSDSPESYGLGKAEELFGEEISEEDKETEENEMTKWQIFVEYVLKNKVIWLLCFSNIFLYVVRIGIDQWSTVYAFQELKLSKEVAIQGFTLFEVGALVGTLLWGWLSDLANGRRALVACVALALIIGTLGVYQHASNQYVYLASLFALGFLVFGPQLLIGVAAVGFVPKKAIGAADGIKGTFAYLIGDSFAKLGLGMIADGTPVFGLTGWAGTFAALDTAAIGCICLMAIVAVFEERKIRREKKIRELKVA
- the rbsK gene encoding ribokinase, producing the protein MDIAVIGSNMVDLITYTNQMPKEGETLEAPAFKIGCGGKGANQAVAAAKLNSKVLMLTKVGDDIFADNTIRNLESWGINTTYVEKVPCTSSGVAPIFVNANSSNSILIIKGANKFLSPEDIDRAAEDLKKCKLIVLQLEVQLETVYHAIEFGKKHGIEVLLNPAPALRELDMSYACKCDFFVPNETELEILTGMPVDTYDHICAAARSLIDKGLNNIIITMGEKGALWMTRDQEVHVPAFKVNAIDTSGAGDAFIGCFAHYYVQGGDVEAAMKKAVLFAAFSVTGKGTQSSYPSIEQFNEFLTLNK